Part of the Marinitoga hydrogenitolerans DSM 16785 genome, TAGGTTCATCTAAAAAATATATTGTTTTTCCTGTAGCCCTTTTTCTCAATTCAGAAGTTAATTTTATTCTTTGAGCTTCACCACCGGATAAGGTTGTTGCAGGTTGGCCTAATTTTATATAGCCTAAGCCAACATCATTTAATAAGTTTAATATATTATATATTCTTGGGATATTTTGGAAAAAGTTTAAAGCTTCATCAACAGACATATCTAAGATATCTGCAATAGATTTTTCTCTATATTTAACGCTTAATGTTTCTTTATTATATCTTTTTCCTTTACATACATCACATGTAACATATACATCAGGTAAAAATTGCATTTCAATTTTTAAATATCCATTTCCTCTACAGGCTTCACAACGGCCACCTTTAACATTAAAACTAAATCTTCCTTTTTTAAATCCTTTCATTCTGGATTCTTTTGTTGCAGCAAACAAATCTCTTATTAAATCAAACACACCAGTATAGGTTGCAGGATTGCTTCTTGGGGTTCTTCCAATAGGAGATTGATCTATTGAGATAACATTATCAATATTTTCTAGACCTTCAATTTTTTTATAATATCCAGGTTTTACTCTGGCATTTCGCAATTCTTTAATTAAAGCGGGATACAAAGTATCCATAATCAAAGAAGATTTTCCCGAACCAGAAACACCTGTAATAGCAATAAATTTTCCTAGTGGAAATTCAACATCAATATTTTTTAAATTATTATGTGAAGCACCATATAATATTAAAGAAATATTTTTATCAACTCTTTTGGTATTGTATTTTATTATTTCAATTCTTTTTTTTCCAGTAATATATTGGCCAGTCAAAGAATTTTTTGGATTTTTTAGTAAATTTCTAACCCATCCACTATAGACAATATTTCCGCCATTTATACCAGCGCCAGGACCTAAATCTATAATATAGTCCGATGATTTTATAACTTCTTCATCATGTTCTACTATTAATACAGTATTTCCTAAATCTTTTAATTTTTTTAATGTGTTTATTAGCCGTTCGTTATCACGTGGATGTAATCCTATAGTTGGTTCGTCTAAAACATAAGTGACACCAGTTAATCCTGAACCAATTTGTGTTGCTAAACGAACTCTTTGAGATTCTCCACCAGAAAGAGTGTTTGCAGTTCTTGAGAGAGATATATATCCAAGACCCACATCTATAAGAAATCCCAATCGTTTTATTATTTCTGTCAAAAGTTCTCCAACAACCATTTTTTCAAATTTAGATAAAGTAATATTTTCAAAAAACTCTTTTGCCTTTTCAATAGGCATATCTGAAATTTCCTGAATATTTTTTTCATTGATTTTAATATTTAAAGGCTCAATTTTTAATCTTTTTCCTTCACATGCTTGGCATGTTTTCATACTCATAAATTCATTTTGATAATAAAGTTTCATTTCTTCTGACTCTGTTGAGTTATAACGTCTTTCATACATATTATAAAGTCCTTCAAATTGTTTTTTGAAAGTATATATACCATTTGAAGTTATATATTCAAAATTTATTTTATCTTTTGTACCATATAATAAAGCATCTTGTGTTTCAGGTTTTAATTCTTTAATTTTTTTTTGTGGATCATCATTATAATGTAAGATAACTCGTTCTAAACTTTTAATAAAATAACTATCTTTCCCGATTTTTACAACTCCATTGTATATATTTTTGTCAGGATCTAACATATAAGTAGGTTCAAATTCATATTTAAATCCAAGACCATGACATTCTTCACAAGCACCATATGGGCTATTAAAAGAAAACAATTTAGGAGTAATTTCCGGAAAACTAAAACCACAATGAGGGCATACTAATTTTTCACTATATGTTCTTGATTTTATTACTTTTTCATTATTTAATTCTCTAATCTCTACAAATCCATCAGATTCTTTTAGTGAAAGTTCTATTGCTTCATATAATCTTTCATAGTTTTCCTTTTTTAATTTTAATCTGTCAATTAAAAGGTTAATAGTATGTCTATAACTTTTTCTCAAAGAAGAAATATCTTCTAAATCAAATATTTCACCATCAATTTCGATTCTTTTATATCCGTTTTTTCTCATTTGTGCAATTTCTTTTTTGAATTCTCCCTTTTTCTCTTTAGCTATAGGAGAAAAAATATATATTCGAGAATTCTCATCAAATTCTTTATATACTTTATCAATTATTTCATCAATAGTAGACTTTTCAACAGGGATTTTACATTTTGGACAAAATGGTTTTCCGATTCGTGCAAATAGTACTCTCATATAATCATAAATTTCGGTAACTGTTCCAACAGTTGATCGGGGATTGTGAGAAACGGATTTTTGTTCAATAGCAATAGCTGGAGATAAACCCTCAATATGTTCAACATCTGGTTTTTTTAACTCGCCCAAAAACATTCTGGCATAAGATGATACAGATTCTAAATAACGTCTCTGACCTTCTGCATAAATAGTATCCATAGCTAAAGTGGATTTACCAGAACCAGATAAACCAGAAATTACAACTAATTTATTTTTTGGTATTTTAACATCAATATTTTTTAAATTATGCTCTCTTGCACCTTTAACATAAATATAATCCATTCAAACACCTCACCGCTTTTTGAAATTAATCTGATTCAAGTATATATTTGAATATAAAACAAATTTCAGTAGTCTTAAACAAGTATATTATAACATAAAAAAATTTAATATCGATAAAATCGATCCAATATGACTTTTTTTAAAAGTTTAGTTTATACAATCTATATAATGCTGGAAAGTCAACTAAAAAATGTATTATTATAACGCTAAATAAGCCATATTTAAAATATATATATGAAAAAAATAGTCCAAATGCAAATCTTAAGGGGAATGTCAATAAAAAGTATTTTTTGTTCTCTATTCCGTTTATAAAATTAAAAATATGTATTAATGCAAAAAGGAATGATGAAATAATAGATACAATAATTATACTATTATATACATTTAATAAAAGCTCGTTTAAAATACCTCTGAAAAATACTTCTTCCGTTATTGAAGCAGATAGTGGAATTAAAAATAATCTTTTTTTATTAATATATAATCTAAAACCTGAAGTTTTTATCCATTTTTCAGGTAAAAGTATTAATACAATGCCATATATAATGAAGATGTAATATAATGAATATGGGGTTTCAGAATAAAAAGGGATTTTAAAAATAGGTATTAAAAGAGAAAATAGAGCAATCTTTATTATCAAAGATTGCTCAAAAGTGTATTTTTTTTCAATGGTATATATCAATATAAAGTAAATAATAATAGATAATAGCAAAAGAATAAGACTCATTTTAATCCCTTTAATTCTTTTAGTTTATTTATAAACGATTTAAAAATGGGGTGAGGAGAACCAACTTTACTTTTTAATTCCGGATGAAATTGGACGCCGACAAAAAATGGATGTTCTTTTATTTCAACAGCTTCTACAAAATCCGACTTAGCCGAAATAATTAATTTGTTTTCTGAATTTTCATTTTCAGGATAAGCGA contains:
- a CDS encoding CPBP family intramembrane glutamic endopeptidase, which gives rise to MSLILLLLSIIIYFILIYTIEKKYTFEQSLIIKIALFSLLIPIFKIPFYSETPYSLYYIFIIYGIVLILLPEKWIKTSGFRLYINKKRLFLIPLSASITEEVFFRGILNELLLNVYNSIIIVSIISSFLFALIHIFNFINGIENKKYFLLTFPLRFAFGLFFSYIYFKYGLFSVIIIHFLVDFPALYRLYKLNF
- the uvrA gene encoding excinuclease ABC subunit UvrA, which codes for MDYIYVKGAREHNLKNIDVKIPKNKLVVISGLSGSGKSTLAMDTIYAEGQRRYLESVSSYARMFLGELKKPDVEHIEGLSPAIAIEQKSVSHNPRSTVGTVTEIYDYMRVLFARIGKPFCPKCKIPVEKSTIDEIIDKVYKEFDENSRIYIFSPIAKEKKGEFKKEIAQMRKNGYKRIEIDGEIFDLEDISSLRKSYRHTINLLIDRLKLKKENYERLYEAIELSLKESDGFVEIRELNNEKVIKSRTYSEKLVCPHCGFSFPEITPKLFSFNSPYGACEECHGLGFKYEFEPTYMLDPDKNIYNGVVKIGKDSYFIKSLERVILHYNDDPQKKIKELKPETQDALLYGTKDKINFEYITSNGIYTFKKQFEGLYNMYERRYNSTESEEMKLYYQNEFMSMKTCQACEGKRLKIEPLNIKINEKNIQEISDMPIEKAKEFFENITLSKFEKMVVGELLTEIIKRLGFLIDVGLGYISLSRTANTLSGGESQRVRLATQIGSGLTGVTYVLDEPTIGLHPRDNERLINTLKKLKDLGNTVLIVEHDEEVIKSSDYIIDLGPGAGINGGNIVYSGWVRNLLKNPKNSLTGQYITGKKRIEIIKYNTKRVDKNISLILYGASHNNLKNIDVEFPLGKFIAITGVSGSGKSSLIMDTLYPALIKELRNARVKPGYYKKIEGLENIDNVISIDQSPIGRTPRSNPATYTGVFDLIRDLFAATKESRMKGFKKGRFSFNVKGGRCEACRGNGYLKIEMQFLPDVYVTCDVCKGKRYNKETLSVKYREKSIADILDMSVDEALNFFQNIPRIYNILNLLNDVGLGYIKLGQPATTLSGGEAQRIKLTSELRKRATGKTIYFLDEPTTGLHFEDVKKLIEVLHRLVEKGNTVIIIEHNLDVIKNADYIIDLGTEGGEKGGYIIAQGSVEDIINANTYTGQYLKKLIK